From a single Nitrogeniibacter mangrovi genomic region:
- a CDS encoding polyprenyl synthetase family protein: MSVKHLYAPIAEDMKAVDAVIRQRLHSDVVLIRQVAEYIINSGGKRLRPALVLMTAKAAGYEGTAHHELAAVVEFIHTATLLHDDVVDESELRRGAQTANAMFGNAASVLVGDFLYSRAFQMMVSVGSMRIMEVLADATNVIAEGEVLQLLNCHDADVAIDDYLRVIRYKTAKLFEAAARLGGILGQLPRDAEDGLADFGMHLGTAFQLIDDVLDYSGAEVATGKHLGDDLAEGKPTLPLIHVMQHGTDAQATLVRRAIEEGGRDAFADVHRAILDTGALEATRQFARREVELAKNALDAVPSSLFKDRLLELSDFAVGRDH, from the coding sequence TTGTCTGTTAAGCATCTCTATGCGCCCATTGCCGAGGACATGAAGGCCGTGGACGCGGTCATCCGTCAGCGGTTGCACTCCGACGTGGTGCTCATCCGCCAGGTGGCGGAATACATCATCAACAGCGGCGGCAAGCGGCTGCGCCCGGCGCTGGTCCTCATGACCGCCAAGGCCGCCGGCTACGAAGGCACGGCCCATCACGAGCTGGCCGCCGTGGTCGAATTCATCCACACCGCCACCCTGCTGCACGACGACGTGGTGGACGAGTCCGAGCTGCGCCGCGGCGCCCAGACCGCCAACGCCATGTTCGGCAACGCCGCCTCGGTGCTGGTGGGCGACTTCCTCTATTCGCGTGCCTTCCAGATGATGGTGTCGGTGGGCTCCATGCGCATCATGGAGGTGCTCGCCGACGCGACCAACGTGATCGCCGAGGGCGAAGTGCTGCAGTTGCTCAACTGCCACGATGCCGACGTTGCCATCGACGACTACCTGCGGGTGATCCGCTACAAGACCGCCAAGCTCTTCGAGGCCGCCGCGCGCCTCGGCGGCATCCTCGGGCAACTGCCGCGCGACGCCGAAGACGGCCTGGCCGACTTCGGCATGCACCTGGGCACCGCCTTCCAGTTGATCGACGACGTGCTCGACTATTCCGGCGCGGAAGTGGCCACCGGCAAGCATCTCGGCGACGATCTGGCCGAAGGCAAGCCGACTCTGCCGCTCATCCACGTCATGCAGCACGGCACCGACGCCCAGGCCACGCTCGTGCGCCGTGCCATCGAGGAAGGCGGGCGCGACGCGTTTGCCGATGTGCATCGGGCCATTCTCGATACCGGGGCGCTCGAGGCCACCCGTCAGTTCGCCCGGCGTGAGGTCGAACTGGCAAAAAATGCCCTCGATGCAGTTCCTTCTTCCCTTTTCAAAGATCGTTTGCTAGAATTGTCGGACTTTGCAGTTGGGCGGGACCATTAG
- the glnE gene encoding bifunctional [glutamate--ammonia ligase]-adenylyl-L-tyrosine phosphorylase/[glutamate--ammonia-ligase] adenylyltransferase: MPSTDTATLPAPILAARPYSRYLDRMLGCRPWLAERLAAHLDRPLDTATMRTFVAPATLDRERLRERLRHLRSWVLCHLMVRDLSGTADLAEVTETMSAFADLAVQLAHDVEHAALVTKHGAPRGADGRLQQLHVVGMGKLGGRELNVSSDIDLIFVYPDDGDTDGDKVISNFEFFERLGKRIIQALAEVTEHGQVFRVDMRLRPNGDSGPLVCSFDMLENYFISQGREWERYAWIKARVMCGDRGDELQAIARPFIFRKYLDFGAINAMRDLHAQIRREVARKDRADNVKLGPGGIREIEFIAQVFQLIRGGREHVLQIKPTLRVLEVLARMGVLEAPVVGALGRAYDFLRRLEHRLQYLDDAQTHDLPRDAGDQARVAHAMGFDDYPGLLAALATHRTEVSRHFDAVFADPGEDGHDLDHLWLDADDSAAIEPVLAQLGFTDPARVAQRLASLKRGGRYQSRPPQIKARFDALIPRVVDTASALDNPDETLTRCLDFIEAIGGRGAYLAMLQQYPQALAKVGELVSASRWAAQYLSRHPILLDELLDARVLDTPPDWPAFARQLQADLARIEPDTERQMDLLREQHHTQVFRLLTQDLAGKLTVEQLADHLSALADLILDVTLPVCWRKLRKRHQDDAPAFAVIAYGKLGGKELGYASDLDIVFLYDDPHPDAPEIYARLAQRMNSWLSSQTAAGSLFETDLRLRPNGDAGLLVSSIEAFRKYQTEQAWVWEHQALTRARFAAGDVRVGDAFEAIRIDVLRQQRDIDALRADVAAMRQKMMDAHGNKSERFNLKHDRGGLVDAEFIVQFLVLAHAFEHAVLTGNLGNIALLRIAGELGLIPADLALRAGDAYREFRRLQHRQRLNELKVEVAPDSVRTHRECICALWTHVFGEPCETRSPA, translated from the coding sequence ATGCCCTCGACCGACACTGCCACCCTGCCCGCGCCCATCCTCGCCGCCCGCCCCTACTCGCGTTACCTGGACCGCATGCTCGGCTGCCGCCCGTGGCTGGCCGAGCGACTCGCGGCCCATCTCGACCGCCCCCTCGACACGGCCACCATGCGCACCTTCGTCGCCCCGGCCACACTCGATCGCGAGCGCCTGCGCGAACGCCTGCGCCATCTGCGCAGCTGGGTGCTGTGCCATCTGATGGTGCGCGACCTCTCCGGCACGGCGGATCTGGCCGAGGTCACCGAGACCATGAGCGCCTTCGCCGATCTGGCAGTCCAGCTCGCCCACGACGTCGAACACGCCGCCCTGGTCACCAAACACGGGGCGCCGCGTGGCGCCGACGGACGCCTCCAGCAGCTCCACGTGGTGGGCATGGGCAAGCTCGGCGGCCGCGAGCTCAACGTGTCGTCCGACATCGACCTGATCTTCGTCTATCCGGACGACGGCGACACCGACGGCGACAAGGTCATCAGCAACTTCGAGTTCTTCGAGCGCCTCGGCAAACGCATCATCCAGGCCCTGGCCGAGGTCACCGAACACGGCCAGGTCTTCCGTGTGGACATGCGCCTGCGCCCCAACGGCGACTCGGGCCCGCTGGTGTGCAGCTTCGACATGCTGGAGAACTACTTCATCTCCCAGGGGCGCGAATGGGAGCGCTACGCCTGGATCAAGGCCCGGGTCATGTGCGGCGACCGCGGCGACGAGCTGCAGGCCATCGCCCGTCCCTTCATCTTCCGCAAATATCTCGACTTCGGCGCCATCAACGCCATGCGCGACCTGCATGCGCAGATCCGCCGCGAAGTGGCGCGCAAGGATCGTGCGGACAACGTCAAGCTCGGGCCGGGCGGCATTCGCGAGATCGAGTTCATCGCCCAGGTGTTTCAGCTCATCCGCGGCGGCCGCGAGCATGTGCTGCAGATCAAGCCGACGCTGCGCGTCCTCGAGGTGCTGGCCCGCATGGGCGTGCTCGAGGCGCCCGTGGTCGGCGCCCTCGGCCGGGCCTACGACTTCCTGCGGCGGCTGGAACATCGCCTGCAATACCTCGACGACGCCCAGACCCACGACCTGCCACGCGACGCCGGGGACCAGGCGCGGGTCGCCCACGCCATGGGCTTCGACGACTACCCGGGGCTGCTCGCCGCCCTGGCCACCCACCGCACCGAGGTCAGCCGCCATTTCGACGCCGTGTTCGCCGACCCTGGAGAAGACGGCCACGATCTCGACCACCTGTGGCTGGACGCCGACGACAGCGCCGCCATCGAACCGGTACTCGCCCAGCTCGGTTTCACCGATCCGGCGCGTGTCGCGCAGCGGCTTGCCAGCCTCAAGCGCGGCGGGCGCTACCAGTCGCGCCCACCCCAGATCAAGGCGCGCTTCGACGCCCTCATCCCCCGCGTGGTCGACACCGCCAGCGCGCTCGACAACCCGGACGAAACCCTGACGCGCTGCCTCGACTTCATCGAAGCCATCGGTGGTCGCGGCGCCTATCTGGCCATGCTGCAGCAATACCCGCAGGCCCTCGCCAAGGTCGGCGAACTCGTCTCCGCCTCGCGCTGGGCAGCGCAGTATCTCTCCCGCCACCCCATCCTGCTCGACGAGCTGCTCGACGCCCGGGTGCTCGACACGCCCCCGGACTGGCCGGCCTTCGCCCGCCAGCTGCAGGCCGACCTGGCACGTATCGAACCGGACACCGAACGGCAGATGGACCTGCTGCGCGAACAGCACCACACCCAGGTGTTCCGCCTGCTGACCCAGGATCTGGCCGGCAAGCTCACCGTCGAACAGCTCGCTGACCACCTCTCGGCGCTGGCCGACCTGATCCTCGATGTCACCCTGCCGGTGTGCTGGCGCAAGCTGCGCAAGCGCCACCAGGACGACGCCCCCGCCTTCGCCGTGATCGCCTACGGCAAGCTGGGCGGCAAGGAACTGGGCTACGCCTCCGATCTGGACATCGTCTTCCTCTACGACGACCCGCACCCGGACGCGCCGGAAATCTACGCCCGCCTCGCCCAGCGCATGAACTCCTGGCTATCGAGCCAGACCGCCGCCGGCAGCCTGTTCGAGACCGACCTGCGCCTGCGCCCCAACGGCGACGCCGGATTGCTCGTGAGCTCCATCGAGGCCTTCCGCAAATACCAGACCGAACAGGCCTGGGTGTGGGAACACCAGGCGCTCACCCGCGCGCGCTTCGCAGCCGGCGACGTGCGCGTCGGCGACGCTTTCGAAGCGATCCGCATCGACGTGCTGCGCCAGCAGCGCGACATCGACGCCCTGCGCGCGGACGTGGCGGCCATGCGCCAGAAGATGATGGATGCCCATGGCAACAAGAGCGAACGCTTCAATCTCAAGCACGACCGCGGCGGCCTGGTCGACGCCGAGTTCATCGTCCAGTTCCTGGTGCTCGCCCACGCCTTCGAGCACGCCGTACTCACCGGCAACCTGGGCAACATCGCGCTGCTGCGCATCGCCGGCGAACTCGGCCTCATCCCGGCCGATCTGGCCCTGCGTGCCGGCGACGCCTACCGCGAATTCCGCCGCCTCCAGCACCGACAGCGCCTCAACGAACTCAAGGTGGAAGTCGCCCCGGACAGCGTGCGCACCCATCGCGAGTGCATCTGCGCCCTGTGGACGCATGTGTTCGGCGAACCGTGCGAGACGCGCTCACCGGCGTGA
- a CDS encoding YhdP family protein encodes MPADVVPEDCAPPAPARPWRRRARALLKLALFVYFLFGAAFLILRYGVLPDVDRWRDSISAQASAALGLPVRIGRIDADWSGLRPRFHLHGLAIADASGADALSLDQVDATLAWTSLLRFKPYFHRLEIRQPNLRLARAADGTVSVAGIPIRGQGSDDSLMRWLLDQRQVVIRDATLSWHDALRDAPPLVLKAVNLRVVKFFGTHRVGLVARSDAPLMSAIDVRAELRFGERIALDDIEGRVYAKVSHASIGAAAPWVDVPFEMDGTGDLSVWADVKGGRPVGGSLDVAAAGVQLRLADDLPALHLNTLAGHLDAHWRDGEVAVQTRALTLQTDAGLQVPPTDLAFSLRTDGGQRTGELKANHLDLAALAGLASHLPFDAAERARLAALAPRGAFDAVSLGWRSDGEALTDWSVSAGFSGVALSPRFGLPGLAGVSGHVSGDRRAGRYTVHSDGAAVDIPSVFDDALRFDRLQMEGGWAREAAGVRISLDDARFANRDLEGEASGNYVVTASGPGEIDLQAHLGKADGTAVWRYLPKVVNDDTRNWLKRGIVAGRAHDARLRLKGALSRFPFEDGSGIFLITARVDNATLDFAPGWPNIDRIDGGLRFDGPRMTISASQGRISNVRLKDVVADVPDLAHGHEQMTITGQAVGATADFLQFVADSPVSARINHFTDDMQAGGDGQLDLKLEMPLRHVADTAVTGRYRFSGNTLTLAPAIPPVAEAAGTVAFTASTLDIPKASGTALGGPVTLSAKTDADGVVRFKARGEAHARAIQARYALPALSHLSGQTPWQLDAQMRKGGSRVNIGSDLVGLASSLPAPLNKSAANALPLTVALEFPDGQPVRLSGSLGTVANAVLQLPRGAGTMSGGVGIGAPAREADTGILVACKQAQLDLDAWLHALGPVDTPEAGALPLAGALPLAGVALEAQELIVKQQRLHDLQLRAQREAGNWSAQIRSREAEGTLTWIPQAEGRLVARLSRLMLGKSVGEVPAPVEPAQTSMPALDITAERFGVRGLDLGQLKLQAFNRDGVWHMNELRIANPSSMLTGSGTWQASAPGRTKMDFKLSASDVGKLLTRLDYPDAVRGGKATLSGQLSWQGGPADLDYPSMNGALELVAESGQFRKLDPGVGRLLGVLSLQSLPRRITLDFRDVFSEGFAFDRISGSIDVKQGVLHTDSLQIRGPAARVFMKGTASVPDETQNLRVTVQPTLSESVAVGAALGGAVVNPVAGVVTYIVQKALEDPVEKLFAFEYAVTGTWDDPVVEKLGRRAPPAAEVPGPVGGAGKER; translated from the coding sequence ATGCCCGCTGATGTCGTGCCCGAGGATTGCGCTCCGCCTGCGCCCGCCCGCCCGTGGCGGCGGCGGGCGCGTGCGCTGCTCAAGCTCGCGCTGTTCGTCTACTTCCTGTTCGGCGCCGCCTTCCTGATCCTGCGTTACGGGGTGTTGCCCGATGTGGATCGCTGGCGCGACTCGATCTCGGCGCAGGCCTCCGCGGCGCTCGGGCTGCCGGTGCGCATCGGTCGCATCGACGCCGACTGGTCCGGCCTGCGGCCCCGTTTTCATCTGCACGGTCTTGCCATTGCGGACGCGAGCGGCGCCGACGCGCTGAGCCTGGATCAGGTGGACGCCACCCTGGCGTGGACCTCGCTGCTGCGCTTCAAGCCCTATTTCCATCGCCTCGAGATCCGTCAACCCAACCTGCGCTTGGCGCGTGCGGCCGACGGTACGGTGTCGGTGGCGGGTATCCCCATCCGCGGCCAGGGCAGCGACGACAGCCTGATGCGCTGGCTGCTCGACCAGCGCCAGGTCGTGATCCGCGACGCGACCCTGAGCTGGCACGATGCGCTGCGCGACGCGCCGCCGCTGGTGCTCAAGGCGGTCAACCTGCGCGTGGTGAAGTTCTTCGGCACCCATCGGGTCGGGCTGGTCGCGCGCTCCGATGCGCCCCTGATGTCGGCCATCGACGTCCGGGCCGAGTTGCGCTTCGGTGAGCGGATCGCCCTCGACGATATCGAGGGGCGCGTCTACGCCAAGGTGTCGCACGCCTCGATCGGCGCGGCGGCGCCGTGGGTCGACGTGCCCTTCGAGATGGACGGCACCGGCGATCTGAGCGTTTGGGCCGACGTGAAGGGCGGACGCCCGGTCGGCGGCAGCCTGGACGTGGCGGCCGCCGGGGTGCAGCTGCGCCTGGCGGACGACCTGCCCGCGCTGCACCTGAATACCCTGGCCGGCCACCTCGACGCCCACTGGCGCGACGGCGAGGTGGCGGTGCAGACCCGCGCGCTCACGCTGCAGACCGACGCGGGGCTGCAGGTGCCGCCCACCGATCTGGCCTTCTCCCTGCGGACCGACGGCGGCCAGCGCACGGGCGAGCTCAAGGCCAATCACCTGGATCTGGCGGCGCTGGCGGGGCTGGCCTCGCACCTGCCCTTCGATGCGGCGGAGCGGGCGCGCCTGGCGGCGCTGGCCCCACGCGGGGCCTTCGACGCGGTGTCGCTCGGCTGGCGCAGCGACGGCGAGGCGCTGACGGATTGGTCCGTGTCGGCGGGCTTTTCCGGCGTGGCGCTCAGTCCGCGTTTCGGCCTGCCGGGGCTCGCTGGCGTGTCCGGCCATGTGAGCGGCGACCGGCGTGCCGGTCGCTACACCGTGCACAGCGACGGTGCGGCGGTGGACATCCCTTCGGTGTTCGACGATGCGTTGCGCTTCGACCGGCTGCAGATGGAAGGCGGCTGGGCGCGCGAGGCGGCCGGCGTTCGCATTTCGCTCGACGATGCGCGCTTTGCCAACCGCGATCTGGAGGGCGAGGCCTCGGGCAACTACGTGGTGACCGCGTCGGGGCCGGGCGAGATCGATCTGCAGGCCCATCTGGGCAAGGCGGACGGGACGGCCGTGTGGCGCTATCTGCCCAAGGTGGTCAATGACGACACCCGCAACTGGCTCAAGCGCGGCATCGTCGCCGGCCGCGCCCATGACGCCCGCCTGCGGCTCAAGGGCGCATTGTCGCGCTTTCCCTTCGAGGACGGCTCCGGCATCTTCCTGATCACCGCCCGGGTCGACAATGCGACGCTCGATTTCGCGCCCGGCTGGCCCAACATCGACCGCATCGACGGCGGGCTGCGCTTCGACGGGCCACGCATGACCATTTCCGCGAGCCAGGGGCGGATCTCCAACGTGCGCCTCAAGGACGTGGTCGCCGATGTGCCGGATCTGGCCCATGGCCACGAACAGATGACCATCACCGGGCAGGCTGTCGGCGCGACCGCGGATTTCCTCCAGTTCGTCGCCGACAGCCCGGTCAGCGCGCGCATCAACCACTTCACCGACGATATGCAGGCCGGTGGCGACGGGCAGCTGGACCTCAAGCTGGAGATGCCCCTGCGTCACGTGGCCGACACCGCGGTGACCGGCCGCTATCGCTTCAGCGGCAACACCCTTACGCTCGCCCCGGCGATCCCGCCGGTGGCCGAGGCGGCCGGTACTGTGGCGTTCACCGCCAGCACCCTCGACATTCCCAAGGCCAGTGGCACCGCCCTGGGCGGGCCGGTGACCCTGAGCGCCAAGACCGACGCCGACGGCGTGGTGCGCTTCAAGGCCCGGGGCGAGGCTCATGCCCGCGCGATCCAGGCGCGCTATGCGCTGCCGGCGCTCTCGCACCTGTCGGGCCAGACGCCCTGGCAGCTCGATGCGCAGATGCGCAAGGGCGGCTCGCGGGTGAATATCGGCAGCGACCTGGTGGGCCTGGCCTCGAGCCTGCCGGCGCCGCTCAACAAGTCGGCGGCCAACGCGCTGCCGCTGACGGTGGCGCTCGAGTTTCCCGACGGGCAGCCGGTGCGGCTGAGCGGGTCGCTCGGCACCGTGGCCAACGCGGTGCTGCAGCTGCCGCGAGGCGCAGGAACGATGTCCGGCGGCGTGGGCATCGGCGCCCCGGCGCGCGAGGCAGACACCGGCATCCTGGTGGCCTGCAAGCAGGCGCAGCTCGATCTCGATGCCTGGCTGCATGCGCTCGGTCCGGTGGACACGCCGGAGGCCGGGGCGCTGCCCCTGGCCGGGGCGCTGCCCCTGGCCGGGGTGGCGCTGGAAGCCCAGGAACTCATCGTCAAGCAGCAGCGCCTGCACGATCTGCAGCTGCGCGCCCAGCGCGAGGCGGGCAACTGGTCGGCGCAGATCCGGTCGCGCGAGGCGGAGGGCACGCTCACCTGGATTCCGCAGGCCGAGGGGCGGCTGGTGGCGCGGCTGAGTCGGCTCATGCTCGGCAAGTCGGTGGGCGAGGTACCGGCGCCGGTCGAGCCGGCGCAGACCTCGATGCCGGCCCTCGACATCACCGCGGAGCGTTTCGGGGTGCGCGGTCTCGATCTGGGGCAGCTCAAGCTGCAGGCTTTCAACCGCGACGGCGTGTGGCACATGAACGAGCTGCGCATCGCCAACCCGTCGAGCATGCTGACCGGCAGCGGCACCTGGCAGGCCAGCGCGCCGGGGCGCACCAAGATGGATTTCAAGCTCAGTGCCTCCGACGTGGGCAAGCTGCTGACCCGGCTCGACTATCCGGACGCGGTGCGTGGCGGCAAGGCGACGCTCTCGGGCCAGCTGAGCTGGCAAGGCGGGCCGGCCGATCTCGACTACCCGAGCATGAATGGCGCGCTGGAGCTGGTGGCCGAGTCGGGCCAGTTCCGCAAGCTCGATCCGGGCGTGGGGCGCCTGCTCGGCGTGCTGAGCCTGCAGTCGCTGCCGCGCCGGATCACCCTCGACTTCCGCGACGTGTTCAGCGAAGGATTCGCCTTCGACCGCATTTCCGGTAGCATCGACGTCAAACAGGGCGTGTTGCACACCGACTCGCTCCAGATCCGCGGGCCGGCGGCGCGGGTGTTCATGAAGGGCACCGCCAGCGTGCCCGACGAGACCCAGAACCTGCGCGTGACGGTGCAGCCGACCCTGAGTGAATCGGTGGCGGTGGGGGCCGCCCTCGGCGGCGCGGTGGTCAATCCCGTGGCCGGCGTGGTGACCTACATCGTCCAGAAGGCGCTCGAGGATCCGGTCGAGAAGCTGTTCGCGTTCGAGTACGCGGTGACCGGCACCTGGGACGATCCGGTGGTCGAGAAACTGGGCCGGCGTGCTCCGCCCGCGGCCGAGGTGCCGGGGCCGGTCGGCGGCGCCGGCAAGGAGCGGTGA